One Paenibacillus riograndensis SBR5 DNA segment encodes these proteins:
- a CDS encoding response regulator transcription factor, giving the protein MPQRVLLIEDDEAISEMVRSYLVKEGYEVETAFDGDAAERLFHHGGAYDLVLLDLMLPKRSGSDVLQTIRRDSLVPVLIMSAKDSDVDKALGLGFGADDYITKPFSMIELAARVKAAIRRAGYAAVGSSGQEAAPAQEKANIISLRGLTVDLDNFSVLKNGEEVKLTAKEFQILGMFASSPGRVYTKAQIYKSVWEDDYYGDENVINVHMRRLREKIEDDPSKPEYIKTLWGIGYKLGDVLE; this is encoded by the coding sequence ATGCCACAGCGTGTGTTATTGATAGAGGACGATGAGGCCATCAGTGAAATGGTGCGCTCGTATTTGGTAAAAGAGGGATATGAGGTGGAGACGGCATTCGACGGGGATGCGGCGGAAAGGCTTTTTCACCACGGCGGGGCTTATGATCTGGTTCTGCTGGATCTCATGCTGCCCAAACGGAGCGGCAGCGATGTGCTTCAGACGATTCGCCGGGACAGCCTGGTGCCTGTGCTGATTATGTCCGCGAAGGACAGTGATGTGGACAAGGCGCTGGGCCTCGGCTTTGGCGCGGATGATTATATTACGAAGCCGTTCTCGATGATCGAGCTGGCCGCGCGGGTGAAGGCGGCAATCCGCCGGGCCGGGTATGCTGCCGTGGGAAGTTCCGGCCAGGAAGCGGCTCCGGCGCAGGAGAAGGCTAATATTATTTCACTGCGCGGACTTACTGTGGATCTCGATAATTTCTCGGTGCTGAAGAACGGCGAGGAGGTCAAGCTGACCGCCAAAGAGTTCCAGATTCTGGGGATGTTTGCAAGCAGTCCCGGACGGGTGTATACCAAAGCGCAGATTTACAAGAGTGTCTGGGAAGATGATTATTACGGGGATGAGAATGTCATTAACGTACATATGCGCAGATTGCGTGAAAAAATTGAAGATGACCCGTCGAAGCCGGAGTACATCAAAACATTATGGGGCATTGGCTACAAGCTGGGGGATGTGCTGGAATGA
- a CDS encoding sensor histidine kinase, translating into MIAFWSVAVLLLLLVILWQYLRLREHSRRLEYIHTKLTDIMDRDSHERLLLFNSDPHLQKLLTDLNRLLDVNHRGAVELAKLEKSMRSMLANISHDLKTPLTVVLGYIETVLQDQTMPMEEQEKILRMIHAKAEEVIRLMNSFFDLAKLESGDKDIPLSRVELGEVCRRNILSFYEILNAKGSEVDIELPDEALYIMGNEEALDRVLSNLLSNAIKYGDAGGVLGLRLYSDGDQVCIEVWDRGKGITEGDQDKVFERLYTLEDSRNRDYQGSGLGLTITKRLTEQMNGSITLRSKPHVKTAFTLSFRRQTF; encoded by the coding sequence ATGATTGCTTTTTGGAGTGTGGCGGTGCTGCTGCTTCTGCTCGTGATCCTATGGCAATACCTGCGTCTGCGGGAGCATTCCCGCCGGCTCGAATATATCCATACCAAGCTTACGGACATTATGGACCGGGACTCGCATGAAAGGCTGCTTTTGTTCAACAGTGATCCTCATCTGCAAAAGCTCCTTACCGACCTGAACCGGCTGCTGGACGTCAACCACAGGGGGGCAGTAGAGCTTGCCAAGCTGGAAAAGTCCATGCGCAGCATGCTGGCGAACATCTCTCATGATCTGAAAACCCCGCTGACGGTGGTACTTGGTTATATTGAAACGGTTCTTCAGGATCAGACGATGCCTATGGAAGAGCAGGAGAAGATTCTGCGGATGATTCATGCCAAGGCAGAAGAAGTGATCCGGCTGATGAACAGTTTTTTTGATCTGGCCAAGCTGGAGAGCGGGGACAAGGATATTCCCCTGTCACGGGTGGAGCTGGGGGAGGTCTGCCGGAGAAACATTCTCTCCTTCTACGAAATTCTCAATGCCAAGGGCAGTGAAGTGGACATTGAGCTCCCGGATGAGGCGCTGTATATTATGGGCAACGAAGAGGCACTGGACCGGGTGCTGTCGAATCTGCTCTCCAATGCAATCAAGTACGGGGATGCCGGCGGGGTGCTTGGGCTTAGGCTGTACAGCGACGGAGATCAGGTGTGCATAGAGGTGTGGGACCGGGGCAAGGGCATCACTGAAGGCGACCAGGACAAGGTTTTCGAGCGGCTCTATACGCTGGAGGATTCCCGCAACCGCGATTACCAGGGGAGCGGACTGGGGCTGACCATCACCAAACGGCTGACAGAACAGATGAACGGCAGCATTACCTTGCGCAGCAAACCTCATGTCAAAACAGCATTTACGCTTTCTTTTCGCAGGCAGACTTTCTGA
- a CDS encoding PAS domain-containing hybrid sensor histidine kinase/response regulator gives MPIKWSSILDRVLSGEGAYKALYDHHPDLIIVLDRQGYYVESNRAFEAVAGAKAKAEAELHEPLSCSRPQPPGEEHFAAALGGIGSRVELPVEEGSGSSPAAITYVPIQAEEGIAGVFAIIHYGQSCGLPLEVEKWLGSLITREEPPPEWTDDRAPGHEEMLAAIGAAAEQQQAELVPGMSEDKHLGLILNSVAAGIFGLDTQGRIFFINREGADMLGYAPAELIGRTFAGQVHHIHGDGSRYQKIESPIAQTLQDGRTRSKGDEIFWRKDGTSFFVSCRIAPLMHKGMICGVVGSFSDITNEREILRAKETAEQAAQAKADFLAMMSHEIRTPMNGMIGMADLLLETELEEEQRTYAEILRSSSHSLLKILNDILDFSKMEAGKMPLLSEKFDLREMMESVIDLFTPKAEEKKLALRWWADTSVPSMVTTDPSRLRQIIVNLVGNALKFTERGSVTLSVKNIQLPASPEYLLEFSVRDTGVGIADSKLNLLFQSFSQLHPFINRKYGGTGLGLAICKQLVELMGGTIFVESEEGRGSTFRFMLPFIKEEMEADITP, from the coding sequence ATGCCTATAAAATGGTCTTCCATTCTGGACCGGGTGCTTTCCGGGGAAGGCGCCTATAAAGCATTATATGATCATCACCCCGACCTGATAATTGTGCTGGACAGGCAGGGGTACTATGTGGAGAGCAACCGTGCTTTTGAAGCGGTTGCTGGAGCAAAAGCAAAAGCGGAGGCAGAGCTTCATGAGCCATTGTCCTGTTCCCGGCCGCAGCCTCCCGGAGAGGAACATTTTGCCGCAGCGCTTGGAGGCATTGGCTCCAGGGTGGAGCTGCCGGTGGAAGAGGGCAGCGGAAGCAGCCCGGCGGCCATTACGTATGTGCCAATACAAGCTGAGGAAGGAATCGCAGGCGTATTTGCTATTATCCATTATGGCCAGAGCTGCGGTCTTCCGCTTGAGGTTGAAAAGTGGCTCGGCAGTCTTATCACCCGGGAGGAGCCTCCCCCGGAATGGACAGATGACCGGGCACCGGGACATGAAGAGATGCTTGCTGCAATCGGGGCAGCAGCGGAACAGCAGCAGGCGGAGCTGGTGCCGGGGATGTCTGAAGACAAGCATCTCGGCCTGATACTGAACTCTGTTGCGGCGGGGATTTTTGGACTGGATACACAGGGAAGAATATTTTTTATCAATCGTGAAGGGGCAGATATGCTGGGATATGCTCCCGCTGAACTGATTGGCCGGACTTTTGCCGGGCAGGTTCATCATATCCATGGAGACGGGTCAAGGTACCAGAAGATTGAATCCCCGATCGCGCAGACCCTCCAGGACGGCCGTACCCGCAGCAAAGGGGACGAAATCTTCTGGCGGAAAGACGGCACCAGCTTTTTTGTCAGCTGCCGGATTGCCCCGCTTATGCATAAAGGCATGATATGCGGGGTGGTGGGTTCCTTCAGCGATATTACAAATGAACGGGAGATTCTCCGGGCCAAGGAAACAGCAGAGCAGGCCGCTCAAGCTAAAGCGGATTTTCTGGCGATGATGAGCCATGAGATCCGCACTCCAATGAACGGAATGATCGGGATGGCCGATCTGCTGCTGGAAACGGAGCTTGAGGAAGAACAGCGCACCTATGCCGAGATTCTGCGCAGCAGCAGCCACAGCCTGCTCAAAATTCTGAATGACATCCTCGATTTCAGCAAAATGGAAGCCGGGAAAATGCCGCTGCTGTCGGAGAAATTTGATCTGCGCGAGATGATGGAGAGCGTCATCGATTTATTTACTCCCAAAGCGGAAGAGAAAAAGCTGGCGCTGCGGTGGTGGGCGGATACCAGTGTGCCGTCCATGGTTACTACCGACCCCAGCCGCTTGCGGCAGATTATTGTCAATCTTGTTGGCAATGCGCTGAAATTCACCGAACGGGGCAGCGTTACCCTGTCCGTGAAGAATATTCAGCTCCCGGCTTCGCCGGAGTATCTGCTGGAATTTTCAGTGCGGGATACAGGGGTGGGCATTGCCGACAGCAAGCTGAATCTGCTGTTCCAATCCTTCTCCCAGCTGCATCCCTTCATCAACCGCAAATACGGCGGCACGGGGCTTGGACTGGCCATTTGCAAGCAGCTGGTGGAGCTGATGGGCGGAACGATTTTTGTAGAGAGCGAAGAAGGCCGGGGCTCCACCTTCCGCTTCATGCTTCCCTTCATCAAGGAGGAGATGGAGGCGGATATCACTCCTTAA
- a CDS encoding ABC transporter ATP-binding protein produces the protein MTTILRTWDLTKEYQGKEAVSGVNMSVKQGEIYGFLGPNGAGKTTVMKMITNLVKPTAGNIEFFGESITDHSYEMLKRMGCIIEYPVFYDKLTARENLQLHGEYMGYYDARAMEEALELVKLKGVDKKPVKQFSLGMKQRLGIARAVMTKPELLILDEPINGLDPMGIKEMREVFRMLSREYGMTLLISSHLLGEVEQVADTIGVIRDGILLEEVAMDMIRSQNTQYIELITGESSKAVYVLEHKLGLTNFKVLDPRTIRIYDAVQQLELNKALVEAGVELESLSKKNHSLEDHFVELMGGEGIA, from the coding sequence ATGACAACCATATTGCGAACGTGGGATTTAACCAAGGAGTATCAAGGCAAAGAGGCTGTTAGCGGCGTGAATATGAGCGTCAAGCAAGGCGAAATTTACGGGTTCCTGGGACCGAACGGGGCGGGTAAAACCACTGTAATGAAAATGATCACCAATCTGGTGAAGCCGACGGCGGGGAATATCGAATTTTTTGGAGAGAGCATAACAGACCATTCCTATGAAATGCTGAAGCGCATGGGCTGTATTATTGAATATCCGGTGTTCTATGACAAGCTGACGGCGAGAGAAAATCTCCAGCTGCACGGGGAGTATATGGGGTACTACGATGCAAGGGCCATGGAAGAAGCACTGGAGCTGGTCAAGCTGAAGGGTGTGGACAAAAAGCCGGTCAAGCAGTTCTCCCTGGGGATGAAGCAGCGGCTGGGCATTGCCCGGGCGGTAATGACCAAACCGGAGCTGCTCATCCTGGATGAGCCGATCAACGGACTGGACCCCATGGGCATCAAGGAAATGCGTGAAGTGTTCCGCATGCTGAGCCGGGAATATGGAATGACGCTGCTGATCTCCAGCCACCTTCTGGGGGAGGTTGAACAGGTTGCCGACACCATCGGCGTGATCCGTGACGGAATTTTACTGGAGGAAGTGGCGATGGATATGATCCGCAGCCAGAACACGCAATACATCGAACTGATTACCGGAGAGAGCAGCAAAGCGGTGTATGTGCTGGAGCACAAGCTGGGCCTCACCAACTTCAAGGTGCTGGACCCCCGGACGATCCGCATTTACGATGCCGTGCAGCAGCTTGAACTGAATAAAGCACTGGTAGAAGCGGGCGTGGAGCTGGAAAGCCTGAGTAAAAAGAATCATTCGCTGGAAGATCATTTTGTGGAACTGATGGGGGGTGAAGGCATTGCTTAA
- a CDS encoding transglutaminase domain-containing protein yields MKVKQLVMVMLIMCVVLTGCMGGSSEAGPEPSPAPQASAAAETKQPSGNPPPEASQTVYDLKQKYDTDNNPGIMPMYNVDQDMEFIFRFNTDLGSEAIGHTLSVHTDIKALPESKVGTLEDSQLVDGKSVYSIKPLGFGVLASDSLREAGSSSWGNAPVYYIRLNYDLDAATPTPLKQPIIIPFTVKSDLPVPNLQADISPDGRLALVWSEVPGAESYNIYNASHITMENTNEALSGAEQGYADQRPLLIATVPGTSYNDFMKDGRGALGIVDETITSLQNNNVQGEYYVTAVQGDKESKFSASVDTVALSKQLPRTVASEDNLNLKLFKSAGELPKTVPVQYIDGSKAPGTVIYDTDSITIQQSGPTDVQFSIQGTALKGYVQVEKLTDADIASLAAAQSKGANQGYVEPQNNTDYVPAPDVPTIIDNNGNAGESGDNVIDQQKENTRSKVDEGNKQAVPAPTIPADLIHADSALEEYLALNLISGKTEISLQAFPEAQNARTLVDEVEKVIYQNPLILGFRGYSYDYKTLTLHTEFDDPAEVILSKQLKILAEADKVIAAAIKDGMSADEKQMAIYNYLNDNTTYDDAALENAKQQQFKSVDAKFNDSFSTYGILVKKVGVCMSYAHTFQLLSDLVQVPSMVVTGTMDGVNHAWNKVKIGGEWVNVDATNNETNSGLPYLLYNSNDATAANVDYVMDNSSWLDHELSLFQATSNAHDYYVTHGLEADSLEAYKTKLAEQLKQGKTLIVLRVLADTDSAELTQKTAEVIKQYDASKLANAGMIELGSYVAIQL; encoded by the coding sequence GTGAAAGTGAAACAATTAGTAATGGTTATGCTCATCATGTGTGTAGTTTTAACGGGCTGCATGGGAGGCAGCAGCGAAGCCGGCCCAGAGCCGTCACCCGCCCCGCAAGCCAGTGCGGCTGCAGAGACAAAGCAACCTTCAGGGAACCCTCCACCGGAAGCTTCGCAGACGGTGTACGATCTGAAGCAGAAGTACGATACCGACAATAATCCGGGCATTATGCCAATGTACAACGTTGATCAGGATATGGAATTTATATTCAGGTTCAATACGGATCTCGGATCAGAAGCTATTGGACATACGCTGTCCGTACATACCGATATCAAGGCACTGCCGGAGAGCAAGGTGGGGACCCTTGAAGATTCACAGCTTGTAGATGGCAAAAGCGTATACTCCATCAAGCCGCTTGGCTTTGGTGTACTCGCTTCCGATTCCCTGCGCGAAGCCGGCAGCAGCTCCTGGGGGAACGCCCCCGTATACTACATCCGGCTCAACTATGACCTGGATGCGGCAACACCTACTCCGCTGAAGCAGCCGATTATCATTCCGTTTACGGTGAAATCGGATCTGCCCGTGCCGAATCTGCAGGCCGACATCAGCCCTGACGGCAGACTGGCACTGGTCTGGAGCGAGGTGCCGGGAGCAGAGAGCTACAATATTTACAATGCTTCGCATATTACAATGGAGAATACCAATGAGGCGCTGAGCGGTGCGGAGCAGGGATATGCGGATCAGCGTCCGCTGCTTATCGCGACGGTTCCCGGCACTTCTTATAACGATTTCATGAAAGACGGGCGCGGCGCGCTTGGTATTGTGGATGAGACAATCACGAGCCTCCAGAACAACAATGTTCAAGGTGAATATTACGTAACCGCCGTTCAGGGGGACAAAGAGTCCAAGTTCAGTGCCTCAGTGGATACTGTTGCGCTGTCCAAACAACTGCCGCGTACCGTAGCTTCCGAGGATAATCTCAACCTGAAATTGTTCAAGAGCGCCGGGGAACTGCCCAAGACAGTCCCGGTCCAGTATATTGACGGCTCCAAAGCCCCGGGAACTGTTATTTACGACACCGATTCCATCACCATTCAGCAGTCCGGTCCAACCGATGTCCAGTTCTCCATTCAAGGCACAGCGCTAAAGGGGTACGTCCAGGTTGAGAAGTTGACGGATGCGGATATTGCGAGTCTGGCGGCCGCCCAGAGCAAAGGGGCCAATCAAGGGTATGTGGAGCCGCAGAATAACACGGATTATGTTCCTGCACCCGATGTGCCGACCATCATTGACAATAACGGGAATGCCGGCGAATCCGGTGATAATGTCATTGACCAGCAAAAAGAAAATACCCGCAGCAAGGTAGACGAAGGGAACAAGCAGGCCGTACCTGCGCCAACGATACCGGCAGACCTGATTCATGCAGACTCTGCTCTGGAAGAGTATCTCGCCTTGAATCTGATAAGCGGGAAGACCGAAATTTCACTGCAGGCCTTCCCGGAGGCCCAAAATGCACGCACCCTGGTGGATGAAGTGGAAAAAGTAATCTACCAGAACCCGCTCATTCTTGGATTCCGCGGCTATAGCTACGATTATAAGACCCTGACTCTGCATACAGAGTTCGATGATCCTGCCGAGGTCATCTTGTCCAAACAGCTGAAAATCCTCGCAGAGGCAGACAAAGTGATTGCAGCCGCCATCAAGGACGGCATGAGCGCAGATGAGAAGCAGATGGCGATCTACAATTATTTGAATGACAATACTACCTACGACGATGCCGCATTGGAGAATGCCAAGCAGCAGCAGTTCAAGAGTGTGGATGCCAAGTTCAACGATTCCTTCAGTACCTACGGCATTCTGGTCAAAAAGGTTGGCGTATGTATGAGCTATGCTCACACCTTCCAGCTGCTCTCAGACTTGGTCCAGGTCCCTTCGATGGTGGTCACAGGAACGATGGACGGCGTGAATCACGCCTGGAACAAAGTCAAAATCGGCGGGGAATGGGTCAATGTCGATGCGACCAATAACGAGACCAATTCCGGACTTCCGTATCTGCTCTACAATTCCAACGATGCCACCGCCGCCAATGTAGATTATGTCATGGACAACTCCTCCTGGCTGGACCATGAGCTGTCCCTGTTCCAGGCAACCAGCAATGCCCACGATTATTACGTGACCCATGGCCTTGAGGCCGATTCGCTTGAAGCCTACAAAACCAAGCTGGCGGAGCAGCTGAAGCAAGGAAAGACCCTGATTGTGCTGCGCGTCCTGGCCGATACCGACAGTGCGGAGCTCACGCAGAAAACCGCCGAGGTCATTAAGCAATACGATGCAAGCAAGCTGGCCAATGCAGGTATGATCGAATTAGGAAGCTACGTGGCGAT
- a CDS encoding ABC transporter permease: MKALLKLIQLEIRKNKLTGMLKGVAIAVLMILGFMLLLTYVDAEDGSGRGEFKTYADMFEGLYVIVKVTFVVFASVVLSKLVIDEYKNNTITLLFMYPISRKKLLGAKIIIVFLFTLLSVFISDILISALLIGINSFTHVIPEQLDWAGIPGELLRMGMDAIFAAGIGLIPLYIGMRKKSVPATIVTAVLFVSVSSSDFGGFRMSNLVGISIFLSLVGVAIAYLSIRNIEQKDIA, from the coding sequence GTGAAGGCATTGCTTAAGCTGATACAACTGGAAATCCGTAAGAACAAACTAACAGGTATGCTCAAAGGTGTGGCCATTGCCGTGTTAATGATTTTGGGCTTTATGCTGCTGCTTACTTACGTTGACGCTGAGGACGGCAGCGGCCGCGGGGAATTCAAGACTTATGCAGATATGTTCGAAGGCTTGTATGTTATAGTCAAGGTGACCTTTGTGGTGTTTGCTTCGGTTGTGCTGAGCAAGCTGGTGATCGACGAGTATAAGAACAATACCATTACATTGCTCTTTATGTACCCGATCTCCCGTAAAAAACTCCTGGGTGCCAAAATTATCATCGTGTTCCTCTTTACACTGCTCAGCGTTTTTATATCAGATATTCTGATTAGCGCCCTCCTGATTGGAATTAACTCTTTCACTCATGTGATTCCTGAACAGCTGGATTGGGCTGGTATTCCTGGAGAGCTGCTCCGGATGGGGATGGATGCGATATTTGCGGCAGGGATTGGACTCATTCCTTTATACATCGGAATGCGTAAAAAATCCGTACCCGCTACCATAGTTACTGCGGTGCTGTTTGTCAGCGTGAGTTCCTCCGATTTTGGCGGCTTCCGGATGAGCAATCTGGTAGGGATCTCCATCTTCCTCAGCCTGGTTGGCGTAGCCATCGCTTATCTGTCGATCCGGAATATCGAACAGAAGGATATTGCCTGA
- a CDS encoding bifunctional glycosyltransferase family 2/GtrA family protein, with the protein MTILIPAYEPDERLLDLIEQLCDYQLGPIVLVDDGSGPAYQGIFNIAAAFGCTVLTHPVNFGKGLALKTGLRYIREAGLPGYVVCADSDGQHLPHDIKRIAGVLQNQTTPGIVLGSRRFSGTVPLRSRFGNSVTRVVFSLTTGTKIYDTQTGLRGFSPQMLDWLCQIPGERFEYEMNMLLTAHREGYTVTEEFIDTVYLEDNQSSHFRPLADSFRIYLPLLMFSTSSLVSALLDFTLLFLFQRLTHNLFLSVAAARLCSSIFNYSMNRRYVFTGGKMSKLQQSLPKYFALVLLVLLFNYGLLYFYNEKLIIPLAAAKLLTEASIFLFSYWAQRRFVY; encoded by the coding sequence ATGACTATATTGATCCCGGCTTATGAGCCCGATGAACGGCTGCTGGATTTAATTGAACAGCTCTGCGATTATCAGCTTGGACCGATTGTCCTTGTAGATGACGGCAGCGGCCCGGCTTACCAGGGAATCTTCAACATTGCAGCAGCATTCGGCTGCACGGTTCTGACCCATCCGGTCAATTTCGGAAAAGGGCTCGCCCTCAAAACAGGGTTACGGTATATCCGGGAGGCCGGGCTGCCAGGCTATGTGGTCTGTGCGGATAGTGACGGCCAGCATCTGCCCCATGACATTAAGCGGATTGCCGGGGTCCTCCAGAACCAGACCACTCCCGGAATCGTCCTGGGCAGCCGCCGCTTCAGCGGGACCGTCCCCCTCCGCAGCCGCTTCGGCAACTCTGTGACACGCGTTGTCTTTTCCCTGACTACAGGCACCAAAATTTATGATACCCAGACCGGTCTGCGGGGCTTCTCCCCCCAGATGCTGGACTGGTTGTGCCAAATTCCCGGCGAACGCTTCGAATACGAAATGAATATGCTGCTCACCGCCCATCGGGAGGGCTATACAGTTACCGAAGAGTTCATTGATACCGTCTATCTGGAGGATAATCAATCATCTCATTTCCGGCCTCTGGCAGATTCCTTCCGGATCTATCTGCCGCTTCTAATGTTCAGCACTTCATCGCTGGTATCGGCCCTGCTCGACTTCACCCTGTTGTTCCTGTTCCAGCGTCTCACCCATAACCTGTTCCTGTCGGTTGCCGCCGCAAGATTATGCAGCTCCATCTTCAACTATTCCATGAACCGCAGATACGTGTTCACCGGCGGCAAGATGTCCAAGCTGCAACAGTCGCTGCCCAAATACTTTGCGCTGGTGCTCCTCGTGCTGCTGTTCAATTACGGACTGCTCTATTTCTACAACGAAAAACTGATCATCCCGCTCGCCGCCGCCAAGCTGCTGACCGAGGCTTCAATCTTCCTGTTCAGCTACTGGGCGCAGCGAAGGTTTGTGTATTGA
- a CDS encoding SpoVR family protein: MPGDEIQALERAIAEITEIASGFGLDFYPMRYEICPADIIYTFGAYGMPTRFGHWSFGKNFHRMKSQYDFGLSKIYELVINSNPCYAFLLDGNSLVQNKLIVAHVLAHCDFFKNNMRFSMSNRDMVESMSATADRIADYSVTYGIDTVESFIDSVLAVQEHIDPSLIQPRKLGKTHLLEAKMKERKDAPPGGSSPANPYEELWDLENSKTAGPEPETAGKRKFPPEPEKDMVWFIQQYSTALEDWQRDIMTMLRDEMLYFWPQMETKIMNEGWASYWHQRIMRELDLTPEETVEYAKLNSSVVQPSRQSLNPYYLGLKIFEDIERRWDRDKMFEVRELDSDISFIRSYLSKQLVNDLDLYVFEKKGPEWKITDKAWENVRDQLVLARVNGGSPYLVVQDADYERNGELLIVHRYESIELDLKYLERTLPHIYALWGRTVHLQTVVEDKKALFTYDGKKVQRRFM; the protein is encoded by the coding sequence ATGCCCGGAGATGAGATTCAGGCGCTGGAACGGGCGATTGCCGAAATTACGGAGATTGCTTCCGGGTTTGGGCTGGATTTTTACCCGATGCGTTATGAGATATGCCCCGCTGACATCATTTATACGTTCGGTGCTTACGGAATGCCTACCCGGTTCGGGCACTGGAGCTTCGGCAAAAATTTTCACAGGATGAAGTCGCAATATGATTTTGGACTCAGCAAAATCTATGAGCTTGTCATTAACTCCAACCCCTGCTACGCCTTCCTGCTGGACGGCAACTCACTGGTCCAGAACAAGCTGATTGTCGCACATGTCCTCGCCCACTGCGATTTCTTCAAAAACAATATGCGCTTCTCCATGTCCAACCGCGACATGGTCGAGAGTATGTCGGCCACGGCGGACCGGATCGCCGATTATTCAGTGACTTACGGTATAGATACCGTGGAGAGCTTCATCGATTCCGTGCTGGCGGTTCAGGAGCATATCGACCCCAGCCTGATCCAGCCCCGCAAGCTGGGCAAGACCCACCTGCTCGAAGCCAAAATGAAGGAGCGCAAGGACGCTCCTCCCGGGGGCAGCAGCCCGGCCAATCCCTACGAGGAACTCTGGGATCTGGAGAACAGCAAGACTGCCGGCCCGGAACCGGAAACGGCCGGAAAACGCAAGTTCCCGCCCGAGCCGGAGAAAGATATGGTCTGGTTCATCCAGCAGTATTCGACGGCGCTGGAGGATTGGCAGCGCGATATCATGACCATGCTGCGTGACGAAATGCTCTATTTCTGGCCGCAGATGGAGACGAAGATCATGAACGAAGGCTGGGCTTCGTATTGGCACCAACGGATTATGCGCGAGCTAGATCTGACACCTGAGGAGACGGTGGAATACGCCAAGCTCAATTCCTCGGTCGTTCAGCCCTCCCGGCAGAGCCTCAACCCTTACTACCTGGGGCTGAAGATTTTCGAGGACATCGAGCGCCGCTGGGACCGCGATAAAATGTTCGAGGTCCGCGAGCTGGACTCGGACATCTCTTTCATCCGCAGCTATCTGTCGAAGCAGCTGGTCAATGACCTGGATCTCTACGTTTTCGAGAAGAAAGGCCCGGAGTGGAAAATCACCGACAAGGCCTGGGAAAATGTACGCGACCAGCTGGTGCTGGCCCGGGTCAACGGCGGCTCGCCCTACCTGGTCGTCCAGGATGCAGACTACGAGCGCAACGGCGAGCTGCTGATCGTCCACCGCTACGAGAGCATCGAGCTGGATCTGAAATATCTGGAGCGCACCCTGCCGCACATCTATGCGCTGTGGGGCCGCACTGTCCATCTGCAAACCGTGGTGGAAGACAAAAAAGCCCTTTTTACCTATGACGGCAAAAAGGTACAGCGGCGGTTTATGTAG
- a CDS encoding phosphodiester glycosidase family protein has translation MKNLRTRQAWSFKRKLLVVMIVVLLGLGTVIYSLADRYLIEHVEVAVADDAAAAGSSENAAATAAEVNAAADDWNYSSDDIQIRIDQVQTGSGPDQITYFVADVVLKDTSSLRAAFADNSFGTNITEDTSEIASSNNAIFAINGDYYGFRNDGVIIRNGTLYRDDPVRDAMALFKDGTMQTYSEEEVSSSDLLAQGAANTLSFGPILIQDGKIASDFSNVKIDTNFGNRSIQNANPRTAVGMIAPNHYVFVVVDGRSEGYSRGMTLTELANVMSDLGATEAYNLDGGGSSTMYFMGRVVNNPQGKNQERGVSDILYIKEGATS, from the coding sequence ATGAAAAACTTGCGGACAAGACAAGCCTGGAGCTTCAAACGCAAACTGCTGGTCGTGATGATCGTGGTCCTCCTGGGTCTCGGTACAGTGATATATAGTCTCGCAGACCGTTACCTGATTGAGCATGTCGAAGTCGCCGTAGCGGATGACGCAGCCGCAGCCGGCAGTTCAGAAAATGCAGCTGCGACAGCCGCCGAAGTCAATGCCGCAGCCGACGACTGGAATTATTCCAGCGACGATATCCAGATCCGGATCGATCAGGTGCAGACCGGGTCCGGCCCGGACCAGATCACGTATTTTGTCGCAGACGTGGTCCTTAAGGATACAAGCAGCCTGCGGGCTGCTTTTGCCGACAACAGCTTTGGAACGAATATCACGGAAGATACCTCGGAGATAGCCTCCAGCAACAATGCGATTTTTGCCATCAACGGCGATTACTATGGCTTCCGTAACGACGGGGTGATTATCCGCAATGGCACCCTCTACCGGGATGACCCGGTGCGGGATGCGATGGCGCTGTTCAAGGACGGGACGATGCAGACCTACAGCGAGGAAGAAGTTTCTTCGTCCGACCTGCTGGCGCAGGGAGCCGCCAACACGCTGTCCTTCGGGCCGATTCTGATTCAGGACGGCAAGATCGCCAGTGATTTCAGCAATGTCAAAATTGACACCAATTTCGGCAACCGCTCCATCCAGAATGCGAATCCCCGGACTGCGGTGGGCATGATTGCCCCGAACCATTATGTATTCGTCGTAGTAGACGGGCGCAGTGAAGGGTATAGCCGGGGAATGACCCTGACCGAGCTGGCAAATGTCATGTCGGATCTCGGAGCCACCGAGGCCTACAATCTGGACGGCGGCGGCTCATCCACCATGTACTTCATGGGACGGGTCGTGAATAATCCGCAGGGCAAGAACCAGGAACGCGGCGTCAGCGACATTCTGTATATCAAAGAGGGGGCAACATCATGA